From the Streptococcus sp. 29887 genome, one window contains:
- a CDS encoding dihydroorotate dehydrogenase, translating to MKERLAISLPGLDLKNPIIPASGCFGFGQEYAGYYDLNQLGSIMIKATTRYPRYGNATPRVAETPAGMLNAIGLQNPGVEAVLSEKLPWLAQHFPDLPIIANVAGFSNEEYAYVSGNISKAPNVKAIELNISCPNVDHGNNGLLIGQVPELAYDAVKAAVEASSVPVYVKLTPSVADITLLAKAAEDAGASGLTMINTLVGMRFNLKNRQPILANGTGGMSGPAVFPVALKLIRQVAQMTKLPIIGMGGVDSADKALEMMIAGASAIGVGTANFTDPFACPTIIKDLPKRMDVYGIDTLENLRQEVRESLGKR from the coding sequence ATGAAAGAACGATTAGCCATATCCTTGCCAGGCTTGGACTTGAAAAATCCCATCATTCCAGCCTCAGGTTGTTTCGGTTTTGGTCAGGAGTATGCGGGCTACTATGACCTCAACCAGCTTGGCTCCATTATGATTAAGGCTACTACTCGGTATCCTCGTTATGGCAATGCGACTCCCCGTGTGGCCGAGACACCGGCAGGTATGCTCAATGCCATTGGACTTCAAAATCCAGGTGTTGAGGCGGTCTTATCCGAAAAATTACCTTGGCTAGCGCAGCATTTTCCAGACTTGCCAATTATTGCCAATGTGGCAGGTTTTTCCAATGAAGAATATGCCTATGTGTCAGGGAACATTTCAAAAGCTCCAAATGTAAAAGCCATCGAACTCAATATTTCCTGTCCCAACGTGGATCATGGCAACAATGGATTGCTGATTGGTCAGGTGCCAGAATTGGCCTACGATGCTGTAAAGGCTGCGGTAGAAGCTTCCTCTGTGCCTGTCTATGTCAAATTAACACCGAGCGTGGCGGATATTACCCTCTTGGCTAAGGCTGCTGAGGATGCTGGAGCCAGCGGTTTGACCATGATTAACACCTTGGTTGGTATGCGTTTCAATCTTAAAAATCGCCAGCCAATCTTGGCAAATGGGACAGGAGGTATGTCAGGTCCAGCGGTCTTTCCAGTAGCCCTAAAGCTTATTCGTCAGGTGGCACAGATGACCAAGCTTCCAATCATTGGCATGGGGGGTGTGGATTCAGCAGATAAAGCACTTGAAATGATGATTGCCGGTGCTTCAGCCATTGGGGTTGGAACAGCCAACTTTACAGACCCATTTGCCTGTCCAACCATTATCAAGGATTTACCAAAACGTATGGATGTTTATGGGATTGACACCTTAGAAAATTTACGCCAAGAAGTTAGAGAAAGCTTGGGTAAGCGTTGA
- the nt5e gene encoding cell surface ecto-5'-nucleotidase Nt5e: MKKKDFLLPVMSTLLLAPFVLAQQVQAAETTSSATTTSSTASSQEVAPSTQATAEPASTATTEAVETVTSNEIADTTTVTEPTETVEAVIIHTNDVHGRILEDTRSGVIGDAKAAAVIEEERAKVENTIVVDAGDAFQGLPISNSTKGEDRANIMNEVGYDAMAVGNHEFDFGMEQAIKYKETLNFPLLSANTYVDGARVFEASTIVDKTPTVVGDEFVVIGVTTPETATKTHPKNVEGVIFADPITEVNKVVDEVEARALADNRVYNNYIILAHLGVDTTTPVEWRGSTLAQALSENSKLAGKRVIVIDGHSHTVESTTYGNNVTYNQTGSYLNNIGKVTLKSNQLLAEAGLISAADAKNVTPNAKIEALVAEIKAKYEAENAQVVIANNPVELNGERSNVRVRETNLGNAVTDAIYAYGQTGFSNKTSLAVTNGGGLRATIAKDQPVTKGDIIAVLPFGNIVSQITVTGQQIADMFAKSLSATLQADKETGAPVLDENGLPLLEASGGFLHISGAQVFYDTTLPADQRVLLIGILNPETGLYEELDLAKTYYLATNDFLAAGGDGYTMLGGAREEGPSMDSVFAEYLKSADLTVYEVVNPNSRLVSVNSTLDTDGDNFPDYIEVLAETDPTDANSNPETLVKPVEKPTAPSTQKDAQTGGQTQTPVTEGQQASVAKTAVKPALAASTPVATSKTATSSAASLPNTGDQSSLALSLFGLGLAGLAVSVRRRKTN, encoded by the coding sequence ATGAAAAAGAAAGATTTCTTATTACCAGTCATGTCCACTCTCTTGTTGGCTCCATTCGTCTTGGCTCAACAAGTGCAAGCAGCTGAAACGACTTCATCAGCTACCACGACAAGTTCTACAGCAAGTAGTCAAGAGGTAGCTCCAAGTACTCAAGCGACTGCAGAACCAGCTAGCACAGCTACTACAGAGGCTGTAGAAACAGTTACAAGCAACGAAATTGCTGATACAACAACAGTAACTGAACCAACTGAAACTGTTGAAGCGGTCATTATTCATACTAATGATGTTCATGGTCGTATTCTTGAAGATACCCGTTCTGGTGTTATCGGTGATGCCAAGGCTGCAGCTGTCATTGAAGAAGAGCGTGCAAAAGTTGAAAATACCATCGTTGTAGACGCTGGCGATGCCTTCCAAGGTTTGCCAATTTCTAACTCGACCAAGGGTGAAGATCGTGCCAATATCATGAATGAGGTTGGATACGATGCTATGGCTGTTGGTAACCATGAATTTGACTTTGGTATGGAACAGGCTATCAAGTACAAAGAAACCTTGAATTTCCCACTCCTTAGTGCCAATACCTATGTTGATGGCGCGCGTGTCTTTGAAGCTTCAACCATTGTTGATAAAACTCCAACAGTTGTTGGTGATGAGTTTGTTGTGATTGGTGTGACAACGCCTGAAACAGCGACTAAAACCCATCCTAAAAACGTTGAAGGCGTTATTTTTGCGGACCCAATCACTGAAGTCAACAAAGTTGTTGACGAAGTAGAAGCGCGTGCCTTAGCTGATAACAGAGTTTATAACAACTACATCATCCTAGCTCACTTGGGTGTTGATACAACAACTCCTGTTGAGTGGAGAGGTTCTACCTTGGCACAGGCTCTTTCTGAAAACAGCAAGTTGGCTGGCAAACGTGTCATTGTGATTGACGGACATTCTCATACAGTCGAATCAACAACCTATGGCAACAACGTAACCTACAACCAAACAGGTTCATACTTGAACAACATCGGTAAGGTAACCTTGAAATCTAACCAATTGCTAGCTGAAGCAGGTCTGATTTCTGCAGCCGATGCTAAGAATGTGACACCAAATGCCAAAATTGAGGCGCTTGTGGCTGAAATCAAAGCTAAGTACGAAGCTGAAAATGCTCAAGTTGTTATTGCCAACAATCCAGTGGAATTGAATGGTGAACGTTCAAACGTCCGTGTCCGTGAAACAAACTTGGGGAATGCGGTGACAGATGCCATTTACGCTTATGGTCAAACAGGTTTCTCTAATAAAACTAGCCTTGCTGTGACAAACGGCGGTGGTCTTCGTGCAACTATTGCTAAAGATCAACCTGTCACAAAAGGTGATATTATTGCTGTCTTGCCATTTGGTAATATCGTTTCTCAAATCACTGTAACTGGTCAGCAAATTGCCGATATGTTTGCCAAGTCTTTGTCTGCAACCTTGCAGGCTGATAAGGAAACTGGTGCTCCTGTATTGGATGAAAATGGTCTTCCACTTTTGGAAGCTAGCGGTGGTTTCTTGCACATTTCAGGTGCCCAAGTATTCTACGATACAACCCTACCAGCTGACCAACGCGTTCTCTTGATTGGTATCCTCAATCCTGAAACAGGCCTCTACGAAGAATTAGATCTAGCAAAAACATACTACTTAGCAACCAATGACTTCTTGGCAGCTGGTGGTGATGGCTACACTATGCTTGGTGGCGCTCGTGAAGAAGGTCCTTCAATGGACAGTGTCTTCGCTGAGTATTTGAAATCCGCTGACTTAACCGTCTATGAAGTTGTTAATCCAAACTCTCGTCTAGTTTCAGTTAACTCGACTTTGGATACAGATGGTGATAATTTCCCTGACTACATTGAAGTATTGGCAGAAACTGACCCAACTGATGCTAATTCAAATCCAGAAACACTTGTTAAACCAGTGGAAAAACCAACGGCTCCATCTACACAAAAAGATGCACAAACTGGTGGTCAAACACAGACACCTGTGACAGAAGGACAGCAAGCATCTGTTGCTAAAACAGCTGTTAAACCAGCCTTGGCTGCTAGTACTCCAGTTGCTACTTCTAAAACAGCTACTAGCTCAGCAGCTAGCCTGCCAAATACCGGTGACCAATCAAGCCTAGCACTTAGTCTATTTGGCCTTGGTCTTGCTGGACTTGCAGTGTCTGTTCGTCGCCGTAAAACAAACTAA
- a CDS encoding uracil-DNA glycosylase, with the protein MEHSAWHELIKEQLPEHYFGKINQFLDQVYTSGTVYPPREKVFAAIQTTALEKVKVVILGQDPYHGPGQAQGLSFSVPNSVPAPPSLQNILKELADDIGVKQEHDLTGWAEEGVLLLNACLTVPAGQANGHAGQIWEPFTDAVIKVVNGLDQPVVYILWGAYARKKKALITNPNHLIVESAHPSPLSAYRGFFGSKPFSKANAFLHSKGSSEIDWLR; encoded by the coding sequence ATGGAACATTCAGCCTGGCATGAATTGATTAAGGAACAGTTGCCCGAACATTATTTCGGTAAAATCAATCAATTTTTGGACCAAGTTTATACAAGTGGGACCGTTTACCCGCCTCGTGAGAAGGTATTTGCAGCCATTCAGACGACGGCATTAGAAAAGGTCAAGGTGGTTATTTTGGGACAGGATCCTTATCATGGACCTGGTCAGGCTCAAGGCTTGTCCTTCTCTGTACCCAATTCGGTACCAGCTCCGCCATCGCTCCAAAATATCCTAAAGGAATTGGCAGATGATATCGGGGTCAAGCAGGAACATGATTTGACAGGTTGGGCGGAAGAGGGTGTTCTCTTGCTAAATGCTTGTTTGACTGTGCCAGCTGGTCAGGCCAATGGGCATGCAGGGCAAATCTGGGAGCCTTTTACAGATGCTGTTATTAAGGTGGTCAATGGCTTAGACCAGCCTGTCGTCTACATTCTTTGGGGAGCTTATGCTCGCAAAAAAAAGGCACTGATTACCAATCCCAACCATTTGATTGTCGAATCAGCTCACCCAAGCCCTCTATCAGCCTACCGAGGATTTTTCGGAAGTAAGCCATTTTCAAAAGCAAATGCCTTTTTACATTCAAAAGGAAGTTCAGAAATTGACTGGCTGCGTTAA
- a CDS encoding Maf family protein, translating into MQTVFDYQKEGSLPILTSYVLLSNSPRRKQLLEFLAPHIQSVEVDERGIEERFMKEFASDDFLTRAAKTCCEISKAKSDIELLPGHIYISADTIVVSDGQIFNKPQDLMEAETMLRSYFGKSHQVVTSVCLRTDHSLDVFYTLAQIDFVDHYPALEEVIQSYIHEKQPLDKAGAYGIQELDPRFVAGISGDIHTIIGLPVAEVSRRIFAHQSFEK; encoded by the coding sequence ATGCAAACTGTATTTGACTATCAAAAAGAAGGAAGTCTACCAATCCTTACTTCCTATGTTTTGCTCAGTAATTCGCCTAGACGCAAGCAATTATTGGAGTTTCTAGCCCCTCATATCCAATCCGTTGAAGTCGATGAACGGGGGATTGAAGAGCGCTTTATGAAAGAATTTGCATCCGATGATTTTTTAACTCGAGCTGCAAAAACCTGTTGTGAGATTTCCAAGGCTAAGTCGGATATTGAATTATTGCCTGGTCATATCTATATTTCTGCAGATACCATTGTCGTGTCAGATGGACAGATTTTTAACAAGCCTCAAGATTTGATGGAAGCTGAAACCATGCTACGTTCCTATTTTGGTAAGAGCCATCAGGTTGTGACCTCTGTCTGCCTGCGCACAGATCATTCACTGGATGTGTTTTACACATTGGCACAGATTGATTTTGTGGACCACTATCCAGCACTAGAGGAGGTCATTCAGTCCTACATTCACGAAAAACAGCCACTTGACAAGGCAGGTGCTTACGGTATTCAAGAGCTAGATCCGCGCTTTGTGGCTGGCATTTCAGGGGATATTCACACCATCATCGGCCTGCCCGTAGCCGAAGTTTCCCGCAGGATTTTCGCCCATCAGTCTTTTGAAAAATAG
- a CDS encoding inorganic diphosphatase, translating to MDKVYQVLIDRPIGYIDKFGNQYPINYGYVPNLLAGDGEEQDVYIISKVVRQPLTSFEGKLVAIIHRRDDVEDKWVLTGLDEKLTVTEIKEKTNFIEQYFDSWIEMVD from the coding sequence GTGGATAAGGTTTATCAGGTTCTAATCGATAGACCTATCGGGTATATTGATAAATTTGGCAACCAGTATCCAATCAATTACGGCTATGTTCCAAATCTATTGGCTGGAGATGGTGAAGAGCAAGATGTTTACATCATTTCCAAAGTTGTTCGGCAGCCCTTGACATCTTTCGAGGGGAAATTGGTCGCGATTATACATCGCAGAGATGATGTTGAGGATAAATGGGTTCTGACAGGTCTTGATGAAAAACTTACCGTGACAGAAATAAAAGAGAAAACCAATTTCATTGAACAGTATTTTGATTCATGGATTGAAATGGTGGACTAG
- a CDS encoding YkgJ family cysteine cluster protein yields MTVDIEKYKQLAQQKQGEHRKFLANLKKKAPKNLDRIVQDIHAEVFSEIDCTECANCCKTLGPLFTEADITRIAKHLRMKLPVFEDMYLRVDEDGDKVFQSMPCPFLGGDNLCSIYDARPKACREFPHTDRKKIYQINNLTIKNTLICPAAYLFVEKLRERM; encoded by the coding sequence ATGACAGTAGATATCGAAAAATACAAGCAACTCGCCCAGCAGAAACAGGGAGAACATCGAAAATTTCTAGCTAACCTCAAGAAGAAAGCACCCAAAAATCTGGACAGAATTGTTCAAGATATCCATGCGGAAGTTTTTTCGGAAATTGACTGCACAGAGTGTGCCAATTGCTGCAAGACCTTGGGCCCGCTTTTTACAGAAGCTGACATTACTCGAATTGCCAAGCATTTGCGCATGAAATTACCTGTTTTTGAGGATATGTATTTGCGCGTGGATGAGGATGGCGATAAGGTTTTTCAATCCATGCCCTGTCCCTTCCTTGGAGGTGATAATCTCTGTAGCATCTATGATGCTCGTCCTAAAGCCTGCCGAGAATTTCCACATACTGATCGGAAGAAAATATACCAAATTAACAATCTAACCATAAAAAATACTCTTATCTGCCCAGCAGCCTACCTCTTTGTTGAAAAGTTGCGCGAACGAATGTAA
- a CDS encoding LysR family transcriptional regulator — MRIQQLYYIIKIAETGSMNEAAKQLFITQPSLSNAVRDLEKELSIKIFFRNSKGITLTKDGIEFLSYARQIVEQTELLEDRYKNPNAKRQLFSVSSQHYAFVVNAFVSLLKDTDLEDYELFLRETRTWEIIDDVKNFRSEIGVLFLNHFNRDVLLKLLDDNRLSYTHLFTAKPHVFVSKTNPLAQKKSITLDELSDFPYLSYEQGIHNSFYFAEEILAQEHHKKSIVVSDRATLFNLLIGLDGYTIATGILNSNLNGDNIVSIPLEFDDEIELVYIQHEKAMLSDMGEKFINHLLEEVKFDKK; from the coding sequence ATGAGAATTCAACAATTATACTATATTATCAAAATCGCAGAAACCGGCAGTATGAATGAGGCTGCCAAACAACTCTTCATCACCCAGCCCAGTCTTTCCAATGCCGTACGCGACTTGGAAAAGGAACTTAGCATCAAGATTTTCTTCCGCAATTCCAAGGGGATTACCTTGACCAAGGATGGTATTGAATTTCTTTCCTACGCCCGCCAGATCGTTGAACAGACTGAACTCCTTGAGGATCGTTACAAAAATCCAAATGCTAAACGCCAACTCTTCAGCGTATCTTCCCAACACTATGCTTTTGTTGTCAATGCTTTCGTTTCCCTCTTAAAAGATACGGACTTGGAAGATTATGAACTCTTTCTAAGGGAAACGCGGACCTGGGAAATCATCGATGACGTCAAAAACTTCCGTTCAGAGATAGGCGTGCTTTTCCTCAACCATTTCAACCGAGATGTTTTGCTAAAACTCTTGGACGACAATCGCTTATCCTATACCCATCTTTTTACTGCCAAGCCCCACGTTTTTGTCAGCAAGACAAATCCACTGGCACAGAAGAAATCGATAACTTTGGACGAATTATCTGATTTCCCTTATCTTAGCTACGAGCAAGGTATCCACAACTCCTTCTATTTTGCTGAAGAAATATTAGCACAAGAGCACCACAAGAAATCGATTGTCGTTTCTGACCGTGCTACCCTTTTTAATCTACTGATTGGTCTAGATGGCTATACCATTGCAACCGGTATCCTCAATTCTAATCTCAATGGAGATAACATTGTTTCAATTCCTTTAGAATTTGATGATGAAATCGAATTGGTCTATATCCAGCATGAAAAAGCTATGCTATCAGACATGGGCGAAAAATTTATCAACCACCTTCTGGAAGAAGTAAAATTTGATAAAAAATAA
- a CDS encoding dihydroorotase, with protein sequence MLLVKNGRVIDPQSGLDKICDILIDGKKIVKIAESISEDVEQVIDATGLVVAPGLVDVHVHFREPGQTHKEDIHTGALSAAAGGFTSVVMMANTSPTISTVETLKEVLESAKKEAIHIYSVATITNQFDGQNLTDFPALLEAGAVAFSDDGIPLTNAGVVRKAMKLAKAHDCLISLHEEDPDLNGILGLNEQVAEKHFHVCGATGVAEYSMVARDVMIAYETGARVHIQHLSKAESVKVVEFVQGLGAKVTAEVAPQHFSRTEDLLLTKGANAKMNPPLRLESDRLAVIEGLKSGVISVIATDHAPHHADEKNVEDVTQAPSGMTGLETSLSLGLTHLVEDGHLTLLQLLEKMTINPAKLYGLDAGYLAAHGPADLVIFDPHTDRLVTADFASKSANSPFVGDSLKGEVRFTISDGKIVFEK encoded by the coding sequence ATGTTATTAGTAAAAAATGGTCGTGTAATTGATCCTCAATCGGGATTAGACAAAATTTGTGATATCTTAATTGACGGAAAGAAAATCGTCAAGATTGCTGAATCGATTTCGGAAGATGTGGAGCAGGTTATTGATGCGACAGGTTTGGTGGTTGCACCAGGCTTGGTCGATGTTCATGTGCATTTTCGTGAGCCAGGTCAGACCCACAAGGAAGATATTCATACCGGGGCTCTTTCTGCGGCTGCAGGCGGCTTTACCTCTGTGGTCATGATGGCCAACACCAGTCCGACGATTTCGACTGTCGAAACACTGAAGGAAGTATTAGAATCTGCCAAAAAAGAAGCTATTCACATTTACAGTGTAGCAACCATCACCAATCAATTTGATGGGCAAAACCTGACAGATTTTCCTGCCTTACTAGAGGCTGGTGCGGTAGCCTTCTCGGATGATGGTATTCCTTTGACAAATGCTGGCGTGGTGAGAAAGGCTATGAAATTAGCCAAAGCTCACGACTGCCTCATCAGTCTGCATGAAGAAGATCCTGATTTGAATGGTATTTTGGGGCTTAACGAGCAAGTGGCTGAAAAGCATTTCCATGTCTGTGGAGCAACTGGCGTGGCAGAATACAGTATGGTTGCGCGTGATGTCATGATTGCCTATGAAACAGGTGCCCGTGTCCATATCCAGCACTTGTCTAAAGCGGAGTCAGTCAAGGTTGTCGAATTTGTTCAAGGCCTAGGAGCTAAGGTAACAGCAGAAGTAGCACCCCAGCATTTTTCACGGACTGAGGACTTACTTTTGACAAAAGGTGCCAACGCTAAGATGAACCCGCCGTTACGCTTGGAGAGCGATCGGTTGGCAGTGATTGAAGGATTGAAATCTGGTGTTATCTCTGTTATTGCAACGGATCATGCTCCTCATCACGCGGATGAAAAAAATGTAGAGGATGTTACCCAAGCTCCGTCAGGAATGACAGGTTTAGAAACTTCACTGTCACTTGGTCTAACTCATTTGGTAGAAGATGGACACCTCACTCTCTTGCAATTGCTGGAGAAGATGACTATTAACCCAGCTAAACTCTATGGCCTTGATGCTGGTTATCTTGCTGCACATGGTCCGGCAGACCTCGTTATATTTGATCCGCATACAGACCGTTTGGTCACAGCAGATTTTGCTTCTAAGTCAGCCAATTCTCCATTTGTTGGAGATAGCTTGAAGGGCGAGGTTCGTTTTACAATATCGGATGGTAAAATTGTGTTTGAGAAATAA
- the pyrE gene encoding orotate phosphoribosyltransferase has translation MTLATEIASHLLDIKAVHLRPEKPFTWASGIKSPIYTDNRITLSYPETRNLIEDGFVQRIEEEFPEVEVIAGTATAGIPHGAIIADRMNLPFAYIRSKPKEHGVGNQLEGRIFKGQKMVVIEDLISTGGSVLDAVAAAEREGADVIGVVAIFTYELPKAERNFDNAGVKLVTLSNYSELIKVAKVQGYINADGLTLLKKFRQNQETWLED, from the coding sequence ATGACACTAGCAACAGAAATCGCATCACACTTGTTGGACATTAAGGCAGTTCACCTGCGTCCAGAAAAGCCATTTACATGGGCATCAGGTATTAAATCTCCGATTTATACAGACAACCGCATTACCCTGTCTTATCCTGAAACACGGAACTTGATTGAAGATGGCTTTGTTCAGCGTATCGAAGAAGAATTTCCAGAAGTCGAAGTTATTGCAGGTACTGCGACAGCAGGTATCCCACACGGAGCTATCATTGCTGACCGTATGAATTTGCCCTTTGCCTATATTCGTAGCAAACCAAAAGAACATGGGGTTGGTAATCAGTTGGAAGGTCGCATTTTCAAGGGACAAAAAATGGTGGTCATCGAAGATTTGATTTCAACAGGTGGTTCTGTATTGGATGCTGTTGCAGCGGCAGAGCGTGAAGGTGCAGACGTTATCGGTGTGGTGGCCATTTTCACTTACGAATTGCCAAAAGCAGAGCGTAATTTTGACAATGCTGGCGTCAAATTGGTAACGCTCAGCAATTATTCAGAACTCATCAAGGTCGCAAAAGTACAGGGCTATATCAATGCTGATGGCTTGACCTTGCTCAAGAAGTTTCGCCAAAACCAAGAAACGTGGTTAGAAGATTAA
- the pyrF gene encoding orotidine-5'-phosphate decarboxylase yields the protein MKEKRPIIALDFASKGEVQSFLEQFPAHEKLYVKVGMELYYAEGPSIISYLKDCGHSIFLDLKLHDIPNTVESAMRVLANLGVDMTNVHAAGGVEMMKAARRGLGADAVLIAVTQLTSTSEEQMRSDQNIQTSLQDAVVHYAQKATQAGLDGVVCSAHEVALIKGATSSDFVCLTPGIRPAGGEVGDQKRVMTPVEAARIGSDYIVVGRPITRADHPYQAYLAIKEEWNRG from the coding sequence ATGAAAGAGAAACGTCCAATTATCGCCTTAGACTTTGCGAGTAAAGGGGAAGTTCAGTCCTTCCTGGAACAATTCCCAGCCCATGAAAAACTGTATGTGAAAGTGGGAATGGAACTCTACTATGCGGAAGGTCCGAGTATTATTTCTTATTTAAAAGACTGCGGTCACAGCATTTTCCTTGACCTAAAATTGCACGACATTCCCAATACAGTCGAATCTGCCATGCGGGTTCTGGCAAACCTAGGTGTGGATATGACTAACGTCCATGCGGCTGGTGGAGTTGAGATGATGAAGGCTGCCCGCAGAGGATTGGGGGCGGATGCTGTCTTAATCGCAGTCACTCAGCTGACTTCTACTTCCGAAGAGCAAATGCGAAGCGACCAGAATATCCAGACTAGTTTGCAGGATGCGGTTGTTCACTATGCTCAAAAGGCGACACAAGCTGGTCTTGACGGAGTCGTTTGTTCTGCCCATGAAGTGGCGTTGATTAAAGGGGCGACCAGTTCTGACTTTGTTTGTCTGACACCCGGAATTCGTCCAGCAGGTGGTGAGGTCGGCGATCAAAAACGAGTTATGACACCGGTTGAGGCAGCCAGAATTGGAAGTGACTATATCGTGGTTGGTCGTCCCATTACAAGAGCCGACCATCCTTACCAGGCCTACTTGGCTATAAAAGAGGAGTGGAATCGTGGATAA
- a CDS encoding dihydroorotate dehydrogenase electron transfer subunit: MILKEQMLLVEQVQLAPRIFAMTLQGEMVQDMKMGQFIHIRVPDDSMLLRRPISISEIDKVNSQCRLIYRVEGQGTEVFSKMTVGQHLDVMGPLGKGFEVDFLTAGDNILIIGGGIGVPPLVEVAKQAALRGVNVTSVIGFATQEAVILEEELASYGQVFVTTDDGSYGRKGNVATVVEQLTNDFAAIYSCGAPAMMNYVDQRFQDHPHAYISLEARMACGMGACYACVVKPKQGQEYENKRVCKEGPVFATGSLML; the protein is encoded by the coding sequence ATGATTTTAAAAGAACAAATGTTGCTTGTTGAACAAGTCCAACTTGCCCCACGTATTTTTGCTATGACCTTACAGGGTGAGATGGTTCAGGATATGAAGATGGGGCAATTTATCCATATTCGTGTTCCTGATGATTCCATGCTTTTGAGAAGACCAATTTCTATTTCCGAGATTGATAAGGTCAACTCTCAATGCAGGCTCATTTATCGAGTGGAAGGTCAAGGGACGGAAGTCTTTTCTAAGATGACTGTCGGACAACATTTAGATGTCATGGGACCGCTTGGGAAAGGGTTTGAAGTGGACTTTCTTACAGCAGGTGACAATATTCTCATTATTGGAGGGGGCATCGGTGTTCCTCCCTTGGTCGAGGTGGCCAAACAGGCTGCGCTCCGTGGTGTTAATGTCACGTCAGTCATTGGCTTTGCCACACAAGAGGCAGTCATTTTGGAAGAAGAATTGGCGTCTTATGGACAGGTCTTCGTCACAACGGATGATGGTTCCTACGGGCGTAAGGGGAATGTCGCAACAGTTGTCGAACAGCTGACAAACGACTTTGCAGCCATTTATTCCTGTGGAGCACCTGCTATGATGAACTATGTTGATCAACGCTTTCAGGATCATCCTCATGCCTACATCTCCCTTGAGGCGCGCATGGCTTGCGGAATGGGGGCTTGCTATGCCTGTGTTGTCAAACCAAAGCAGGGACAAGAATATGAGAATAAGCGTGTCTGCAAAGAAGGTCCTGTCTTTGCAACTGGCAGTCTGATGTTATAG
- a CDS encoding glycosyltransferase family 2 protein — translation MISVIVPCFNEEEAIPYFYEAMEKVCKEMGENFEYIFVNDGSKDGTLKVLRHLSGRDQTVRYLSFSRNFGKEAALYAGLQAAQGDLVTVMDVDLQDPPEMLIEMKAMLEANADLDCVGTRRVSREGEPPIRSFFAKLFYKLMNKISQVEVVDGARDFRLMRRHMVDAILSVSEYNRFSKGIFAWVGFETEYLPYKNVERVAGETSWSFWKLLSYSIEGIINFSDTPLNIASYTGFFTFLLSLVLMVIVVVKTLVFGDPTIGWPSTICIILFLGGLQLMTIGILGKYLAKVFLETKKRPVYIVKEKSSN, via the coding sequence ATGATTTCAGTTATCGTGCCTTGTTTTAATGAAGAAGAGGCAATTCCCTATTTTTACGAGGCTATGGAAAAGGTTTGTAAGGAAATGGGGGAAAATTTTGAATATATTTTTGTTAATGATGGTTCCAAGGATGGCACCTTAAAAGTCTTGCGTCACTTGTCTGGTCGAGATCAAACTGTTCGCTACCTTTCGTTTTCAAGAAATTTTGGTAAAGAAGCAGCCCTTTATGCTGGCTTGCAGGCAGCTCAAGGTGACTTGGTTACTGTTATGGATGTCGATTTACAGGATCCACCTGAGATGTTGATAGAAATGAAGGCTATGCTTGAAGCCAATGCAGATTTAGACTGTGTAGGAACCCGTCGTGTTAGTCGTGAGGGTGAACCTCCTATTCGTAGTTTTTTTGCTAAATTATTCTATAAATTGATGAATAAGATTAGCCAAGTTGAAGTAGTTGACGGTGCGCGTGATTTCCGACTTATGCGTCGTCACATGGTCGATGCCATTCTCTCTGTGTCTGAATACAATCGTTTTTCAAAAGGTATTTTTGCCTGGGTTGGTTTTGAAACGGAATATCTGCCCTACAAAAATGTTGAGCGAGTGGCTGGTGAAACCAGTTGGTCATTCTGGAAGTTGCTTTCCTACTCGATTGAAGGGATAATCAACTTTTCAGATACACCGCTTAATATTGCTTCCTATACAGGATTTTTCACCTTCTTGTTGTCCTTGGTCTTGATGGTGATTGTAGTGGTTAAAACCTTGGTATTTGGTGATCCAACAATCGGTTGGCCATCAACTATCTGTATCATCCTATTTTTAGGTGGTTTGCAGTTGATGACTATCGGTATTCTTGGTAAATATTTGGCCAAAGTCTTCTTAGAAACCAAGAAACGCCCTGTTTATATTGTCAAAGAAAAAAGTTCAAACTAG